In one window of Arachis ipaensis cultivar K30076 chromosome B06, Araip1.1, whole genome shotgun sequence DNA:
- the LOC107645403 gene encoding protein trichome birefringence, producing MAEATKYSPIGAASNNNLNLGTDLKTLFPVLKTRRAVTFAYAFTIFFVAVTIFLAFSPSQNASSPWFTNIFSSSTLPTAPSSYKSQLSSVFSYFFNTTSSDHDDNSNNPFYPPDPITNTTSSFTSTSRSANATSQTHDNTTRAEPLQPATTALHNTTLVTSTTNTTNNSSQSHADNFKVKPPPLKQESDAANHTSKTGGAKGETTANLTSNAVSAPAPAASHVPVGTPHQNLSSGSAPVKDNYSVKGVVSGNYTASLAKKQSYDELMESLAKCDFFHGEWVKDDSYPLYKPGSCPLIDEQFNCIGNGRPDKDYQKYKWKPKDCTLPRMDAHRMLDLLRGKRLVFVGDSLNRNMWESMICILRNAVKDKKKVYEVNGRVHFRGEASYSFIFEDYNFTVELFVSPFLVQEWEMPDKNGTKKETLRLDLVGRSSDQYKDADIIVFNTGHWWTHDKTSKGKDYYQEGSHVYNELNVLEAFRRAITTWSRWVDAKVNPSKSMVFFRGYSASHFSGGQWNSGGACDSETVPIDNEKYLTEYPPKMRVLENVLKNMKTHVSYLNITRMTDFRKDGHPSIYRKQNLSPEERKSPLRFQDCSHWCLPGVPDAWNEILYAELLVRQYKKKQQQKKA from the exons TCTTTGTTGCCGTCACCATCTTCCTTGCTTTCTCTCCTTCTCAAAACGCTTCTTCTCCTTGGTTCACCAACATCTTCTCCTCTTCCACTCTTCCCACCGCTCCTTCCTCCTACAAATCACAGTTATCTTCCGTTTTCTCTTACTTCTTCAACACCACTTCTTCTGATCATGATGATAATAGTAACAATCCTTTTTACCCTCCTGATCCAATCACCAACACTACTTCTTCTTTTACTTCTACTTCTAGATCTGCCAATGCCACTTCTCAAACTCATGATAACACAACAAGAGCAGAGCCACTTCAACCTGCAACAACCGCTTTACACAACACCACTCTTGTAACTtccaccaccaacaccaccaaCAATTCTTCTCAATCTCATGCTGACAACTTCAAGGTAAAGCCACCACCCCTTAAGCAAGAATCAGATGCTGCAAATCACACAAGCAAAACCGGTGGAGCCAAAGGTGAAACCACGGCGAATCTAACTTCAAATGCTGTTTCAGCACCTGCACCTGCTGCAAGCCATGTTCCGGTGGGGACACCTCATCAGAATCTGAGTTCTGGTTCTGCTCCTGTGAAGGACAATTATTCCGTGAAGGGTGTTGTGTCAGGGAATTACACGGCTTCCCTGGCGAAGAAGCAGAGTTATGATGAATTGATGGAGTCACTTGCCAAGTGTGATTTTTTCCATGGAGAATGGGTTAAGGATGATAGTTACCCTCTCTACAAACCGGGTTCTTGCCCTCTGATCGATGAACAGTTCAATTGTATTGGGAATGGAAGGCCTGACAAAGATTATCAGAAGTATAAGTGGAAGCCCAAGGATTGCACCCTCCCAAG GATGGATGCACATCGGATGCTGGATTTGTTGAGAGGGAAAAGATTGGTTTTTGTTGGTGATTCACTCAATAGGAATATGTGGGAGTCTATGATTTGCATACTGAGAAATGCTGTAAAGGATAAGAAGAAGGTTTATGAAGTAAATGGAAGAGTCCATTTCAGAGGGGAAGCCTCTTATTCATTCATATTCGAG GATTATAACTTCACAGTGGAGCTTTTTGTATCACCATTCTTGGTTCAAGAGTGGGAAATGCCAGACAAGAACGGAACGAAGAAGGAAACGCTTCGTCTCGATTTAGTTGGCAGATCTTCAGATCAATATAAAGATGCAGATATCATTGTCTTCAACACTGGTCATTGGTGGACTCATGATAAAACTTCCAAAGG GAAGGACTATTACCAAGAAGGTAGCCATGTCTATAATGAACTAAACGTCCTCGAGGCATTCCGAAGAGCGATAACTACTTGGAGCAGGTGGGTTGATGCCAAGGTAAACCCATCCAAGTCTATGGTCTTCTTCAGAGGCTACTCTGCTTCCCATTTCAG TGGTGGACAATGGAATTCGGGTGGAGCATGTGATAGTGAAACCGTGCCTATAGACAATGAGAAGTACCTAACAGAATACCCTCCTAAAATGAGAGTTTTGGAGAATGTGCTGAAGAATATGAAAACTCATGTATCTTACCTTAACATCACTCGAATGACGGATTTCCGGAAGGATGGTCATCCCTCCATATACAGGAAGCAAAACTTGTCACCGGAGGAAAGGAAATCGCCGTTGAGATTCCAAGACTGCAGTCACTGGTGCCTTCCGGGGGTTCCGGATGCATGGAATGAGATCCTCTATGCTGAACTTCTGGTGAGGCAGTACAAAAAAAAGCAACAGCAGAAGAAAGCATAG